One genomic window of Clostridium taeniosporum includes the following:
- a CDS encoding aromatic acid exporter family protein, with protein MGKYFQSKTVKAALAATIAIFISNYIGIEFAVTSGVIAILSIQNTKREAMIISVRRILASIIAIALSYVLYMLLGNTPVIFGIFLLIFIPITKYAKITEGTIVGAVLSTHLLSSNNINFYWITNEINLTIIGIGVAMAFNLYTVSLEEEFESNKEKIEEYYRIILSDMALSLVTQSVPIYEQQILNDSEKLIKNTKEIAQQINNNYILKNDYYYIRYIDMRMLQLDTIKRMKKHFSKFYMTYEQTKLLSEFTNDIAMNIYEYNDCINLINKLNSLRRDYKSMSLPANRDEFENRALLFQFLNDLEEFLIIKKEFKLSL; from the coding sequence ATGGGGAAATATTTTCAATCTAAAACTGTTAAAGCTGCATTAGCAGCTACTATAGCAATTTTTATATCAAATTATATAGGAATAGAATTTGCTGTAACATCAGGTGTAATAGCCATTTTAAGTATTCAAAATACTAAGAGGGAGGCTATGATTATTTCGGTGAGGCGAATATTGGCATCTATAATAGCAATAGCATTGTCTTATGTATTATATATGTTATTAGGAAATACTCCTGTGATATTTGGAATTTTCTTGTTAATTTTTATACCTATAACTAAATATGCTAAAATAACAGAAGGAACCATAGTAGGTGCTGTTTTATCTACACATCTTTTAAGTAGTAATAATATAAATTTTTATTGGATTACTAATGAAATAAACTTAACTATAATAGGAATTGGGGTAGCAATGGCATTTAATTTATATACAGTATCTTTAGAAGAAGAATTCGAAAGTAATAAAGAAAAAATAGAAGAGTATTATAGAATAATTCTATCAGATATGGCTTTAAGCTTAGTTACTCAGTCAGTACCAATATATGAACAACAAATTTTAAATGATTCAGAAAAATTAATAAAAAACACTAAGGAAATAGCACAACAAATAAACAATAATTACATATTAAAAAACGATTATTATTATATTAGATACATAGACATGAGAATGCTTCAATTAGATACAATTAAAAGAATGAAAAAGCATTTTTCAAAATTTTATATGACATATGAGCAAACAAAGTTATTATCAGAGTTTACAAATGATATTGCTATGAATATATATGAATATAATGATTGTATAAATTTAATTAATAAATTAAATTCATTAAGAAGAGATTATAAATCAATGAGTTTACCTGCAAATAGAGATGAATTTGAAAATAGAGCTTTATTATTTCAATTTCTAAATGATTTAGAAGAGTTTTTAATAATAAAAAAGGAATTTAAATTAAGTTTATAA